One stretch of Candidatus Binataceae bacterium DNA includes these proteins:
- a CDS encoding SRPBCC domain-containing protein, with product MTIRKSIWVARTPEISFKVFCEKITEWWPGGFGGRDSRLFLEGQVGGRFYEGRADGTEYEIGRITAYEPPSLVAFTWRAPSWEVTTQVEIHFTAEAEGTRVELEHSGWEQDAKTREARKNYASGWDLILGHYQTAFAATA from the coding sequence ATGACGATTCGCAAATCGATCTGGGTGGCTCGAACACCTGAAATATCGTTCAAGGTGTTCTGCGAGAAGATCACCGAATGGTGGCCCGGCGGCTTCGGGGGTCGGGACAGCCGGTTGTTCCTGGAAGGACAGGTGGGCGGGCGGTTTTACGAAGGGCGAGCAGACGGCACCGAGTACGAGATCGGGAGGATAACGGCTTACGAACCGCCGTCACTGGTTGCGTTTACTTGGCGGGCGCCCAGTTGGGAGGTTACCACGCAAGTCGAAATTCACTTTACCGCGGAAGCAGAAGGAACCCGCGTCGAACTGGAGCACAGCGGATGGGAACAGGATGCCAAGACTCGCGAAGCTCGCAAGAACTACGCTTCCGGATGGGACCTGATACTCGGGCACTACCAGACGGCTTTCGCCGCCACGGCATGA
- a CDS encoding FAD-dependent oxidoreductase has translation MPNIEKAENLVIGSGGAGKFVAWTMAGAGRRTIVVERAFIRGACPNVACLPSKHMIYSAKVISLARRGAEFGLKTESLSVDMERAQRRKRLMVERLRQMHLDRTHASGAELIMGNARFVSPRTVEIELKSGGTRTISGDRVFLDLGSRAAIPEISGLAEAKPMMHVEALDLDRLPEHLIVLGGGYVGLELAQAFRRFGAQVTVIEEGLQLASREDTDISAALKDSFVDEGIEVLLGTSVRQVEGRSGQRIKVHATDARGQHSIEGTDLLVATGRMANTDGLGLEVTGVQLDPHGYVRVNERLETTSEKIWALGDCAGSPQFTHVAVNDFSIVYANLNGGNRTTKDRLIPFCMFTDPELARVGRNESEARRDSIEYRLAKMPMAEVLRTWTVSEPRGLMKVLIAKESDEILGFSAFGFEASEQMSAMQTAMLGHLPYTVLRDGILAHPTMSEGLNELLATVPPRNA, from the coding sequence ATGCCCAACATTGAAAAGGCCGAAAATCTTGTTATCGGCAGCGGTGGAGCCGGCAAGTTCGTTGCCTGGACCATGGCGGGGGCGGGACGTCGCACCATCGTAGTCGAGCGGGCATTTATTCGCGGCGCCTGCCCTAACGTTGCCTGTCTCCCCAGCAAGCACATGATCTATTCAGCCAAGGTCATTTCACTGGCCAGGCGGGGCGCCGAGTTCGGACTCAAAACCGAGTCGTTAAGCGTTGACATGGAGCGCGCACAGCGACGCAAACGGCTCATGGTCGAGCGGCTACGTCAAATGCACCTGGACCGCACCCACGCGAGCGGCGCAGAACTCATCATGGGCAACGCGCGATTCGTGTCCCCGCGCACCGTCGAAATCGAGCTCAAAAGCGGCGGCACGAGAACGATTTCCGGGGACCGCGTGTTCCTTGACCTGGGTTCACGGGCGGCCATTCCAGAAATCTCCGGACTCGCAGAGGCAAAACCGATGATGCACGTGGAGGCTCTCGACCTCGACCGATTACCCGAGCATCTCATCGTGCTTGGCGGCGGCTACGTGGGCCTGGAACTCGCGCAAGCGTTCCGCCGATTCGGCGCGCAGGTCACCGTGATCGAAGAGGGTCTGCAACTTGCCAGCCGCGAAGATACCGATATCAGCGCGGCGTTGAAGGATTCGTTTGTTGACGAGGGAATCGAGGTCCTGCTCGGCACCAGCGTTCGTCAGGTCGAGGGACGGTCCGGCCAGAGAATTAAAGTCCATGCAACCGACGCCCGCGGTCAACACTCTATCGAAGGTACCGATCTACTGGTTGCGACTGGGCGGATGGCGAACACCGACGGACTCGGCCTTGAGGTGACCGGCGTTCAACTCGACCCGCACGGCTATGTCAGAGTCAACGAACGGCTGGAGACCACTAGCGAGAAGATTTGGGCGTTGGGCGACTGTGCCGGCAGCCCTCAGTTCACGCACGTCGCGGTCAACGACTTCAGCATCGTGTACGCCAACCTGAACGGTGGCAATCGGACCACCAAGGATCGGCTGATTCCGTTCTGCATGTTCACCGACCCCGAACTGGCGCGAGTCGGAAGAAACGAGTCCGAGGCGCGTCGCGACAGCATCGAATACCGGCTGGCGAAGATGCCGATGGCGGAAGTACTACGGACCTGGACGGTCTCCGAGCCGCGCGGCCTGATGAAGGTGCTGATAGCAAAGGAAAGCGACGAAATTTTGGGCTTTTCCGCGTTCGGTTTCGAGGCGAGCGAACAGATGAGCGCCATGCAGACCGCGATGCTTGGTCATCTGCCGTACACGGTGCTGCGCGACGGGATCCTGGCCCATCCCACGATGTCCGAAGGTCTGAACGAGCTATTGGCTACCGTTCCGCCGAGAAACGCATGA
- a CDS encoding SDR family oxidoreductase: MGKLEDKIALITGAASGIGAATAKLFVAEGATVVVVDIDETNGRRVANEAGPCCVFHKANVGEPLEVEAMVRFAVDSFGRLDVLHNNVATAGAVAPVGDMPIEAWQRAIAVSLSGVFYGMRFALPQMVAQGGGAVVNTASVSGLAADYMLGAYNAAKAGVINLTRTAAIEYARKNIRINAVCPGSVATPPLLRALGEGEGLRLLEEHHPVGRLGLPEEIARVVLFLASEDSSFMTGSIVVADGGISAHTGFFGHPL; this comes from the coding sequence ATGGGCAAACTCGAAGACAAAATTGCACTCATCACAGGCGCGGCATCCGGCATTGGTGCGGCCACGGCGAAGTTGTTCGTTGCTGAAGGCGCCACGGTGGTGGTCGTTGATATCGACGAAACAAATGGACGCCGAGTCGCCAACGAGGCCGGGCCTTGCTGCGTATTTCATAAAGCCAATGTGGGCGAACCTCTCGAGGTCGAGGCGATGGTGAGGTTTGCGGTGGATAGCTTTGGCCGGCTTGATGTTTTGCACAACAACGTCGCCACGGCAGGCGCAGTCGCTCCGGTCGGCGACATGCCAATCGAAGCCTGGCAGCGTGCCATCGCGGTTTCCCTCTCCGGCGTGTTTTACGGGATGCGCTTTGCCCTGCCCCAAATGGTGGCGCAGGGTGGTGGCGCGGTCGTTAACACGGCTTCAGTATCCGGCCTCGCAGCGGACTACATGCTCGGCGCTTACAACGCTGCGAAGGCTGGCGTGATTAACCTGACGCGCACCGCGGCGATTGAATACGCTCGAAAGAACATCCGAATAAATGCAGTTTGTCCGGGAAGCGTCGCCACACCCCCTTTGTTGAGAGCGCTCGGCGAGGGGGAAGGGCTAAGGCTTCTGGAGGAACACCATCCGGTTGGCCGCCTGGGCCTCCCCGAGGAGATCGCGCGTGTAGTGCTATTTCTCGCGAGCGAGGACTCTTCCTTCATGACCGGCAGCATTGTGGTAGCTGATGGTGGCATCAGTGCTCATACCGGCTTCTTCGGGCATCCGCTTTAG
- a CDS encoding SDR family oxidoreductase — MGVNFSVKDKVAIVTGGSKGIGRAIAITLAEHGADVAIAARGREALEKTRSEIEATGRRCIAFTADMADEKEWHRLVDETIAALGGVDILVNNAATASAYGPIAKTDSASWDLVMKVNLKAPFVLSSLCLPSMKARGGGSVIHITSNEAIRPSFGIGAYSISKGALVTLAQVCAKEWARNKIRVNCIAPGLVRTEMAMGLVEMVEKSGRYPNPMHRVAEPEEIAGIALYLASGAGSYATGQTFVVDGGELVLAPTDQN, encoded by the coding sequence ATGGGAGTCAATTTTTCCGTAAAAGACAAGGTCGCCATCGTCACTGGCGGTTCAAAGGGAATCGGCCGCGCGATTGCTATCACCCTGGCCGAGCACGGAGCCGACGTCGCGATCGCGGCGCGTGGGCGCGAAGCGCTCGAGAAGACGCGTTCCGAAATCGAAGCGACTGGCCGCCGATGCATCGCGTTCACGGCAGACATGGCTGATGAAAAGGAATGGCACCGCCTGGTAGACGAAACAATCGCAGCGCTGGGAGGCGTGGATATTCTGGTCAACAACGCGGCGACCGCATCTGCATACGGGCCCATCGCGAAGACCGACAGTGCCAGTTGGGACCTGGTGATGAAGGTGAACCTGAAGGCGCCATTCGTCCTCTCCAGCCTGTGCCTCCCTTCGATGAAAGCTCGTGGAGGCGGCTCGGTCATCCACATAACCTCCAATGAAGCGATTCGACCAAGTTTCGGTATCGGAGCCTATTCGATCAGCAAGGGCGCTCTGGTCACGCTCGCACAGGTGTGCGCCAAAGAATGGGCGCGCAACAAGATTCGCGTGAATTGTATTGCGCCGGGACTGGTGCGCACCGAGATGGCGATGGGCCTCGTGGAGATGGTTGAAAAATCAGGACGCTATCCAAACCCGATGCACCGGGTGGCCGAGCCCGAAGAGATCGCTGGGATCGCGCTCTACCTAGCCAGCGGCGCGGGCAGTTATGCCACCGGCCAAACCTTTGTGGTCGACGGTGGCGAACTCGTGCTCGCCCCAACCGATCAGAACTGA